The following DNA comes from Castanea sativa cultivar Marrone di Chiusa Pesio chromosome 10, ASM4071231v1.
tgtattatttgaaatttagttatttatttattagaattgacaattttatgttttacaagaatatatataatttaatttttaggaacccgaaacaccttaaaacggtacgccgaaatcggccggtaccgaaatattccattccactagacaaaccgaaacggggtccgaaacggtattaataacaatggtCTTAAGTTCCAAATGAGGCTACATAACAAAATAGTTTCATTTGAGTTTActtaatgaaattatttgtgaaaatcaaataaatagcAAATAAACCCCAAGCTCAAGACCCCTCACAAGGAAGAGAAGGAAGATAATTAAACACCCAACAGATGAGACAGGTACACAGATCAAAATTGCAAACTAAACAAACTCAGACTAGAGGAGGTAGGTGGGAAAAGGCATAGGCTTCTTCTAAAAAGACAATTTCCAATTTCCACTGATTTGCTTGATATTCACTTTAAGAAGTAGTAAActattttttgctattttacaataattttatggTAATTCTAGAAAGTTTTCCATGGAATACataaaaaaagtactaaaattataaattaaaaaaaaaagtttggaaaTTACTTCAAAACAAATCAATCCTACAATTGATCAAATTCAATATAACATTGTCCAACTACATAATTTATCTCCTCTTCACTATCATGTATTAAGGGTCTCAAACGAGGCCCTATCAAGAGAAGAAAGTATTACGTTCAAATATTGAATAATTACACTAGTGATATATCTTCCATGTTTACAAGAGCCATCCTAACATTCTCACCACAGAAACCACTATGTCATTGTCAAAATCTTTGCTTagaacatctctctctctccaaaatttAGTAAAAACAAGGAAACCTTCTTCATTTGTGGAAGGGCCTAAACAGTGGTACACAATTGACATATCTGTACAAGTTAGTGCCTCTCCAACTCTCTAGTTGAACCTAACCACAACCCACTAATACAGTTGTGTTGATATACGGTTCTGTTCAAAAAGGTCATAAGCATGTCTGGTTCTAAAAAATAACAGCATACTACAAACTAGTCCCAGAACTGATATGCAACCCCATAACAAAAATGTTAAGAAATAGCACTGCCTCCCCATGCACACTGCTGAGTCAGACATTACTATGTTTCCTAAGCCAGAGCTTATGTTGGCATCATAGACTAATGCAGCAAGACATCCATATACAAGTGACCCAATTGGGATATTGGTGATGAGAATGTTGTGGTTGACGCCTACGCTGTTAGGTCCAAAGAGCTCGGACGTAATTGATACAGCAGCAGCAAATATGAACCCAGAGCTCAACCCAACCAGTGCAGTGCCAACATGTAGTACGAACGCACTGTCTGAACTCGCTAGCAAGAAGAATGCAATTGGGGTTGGCAAAAGTGCAATGGTCAGCCATCCAGTCCTAGCAAAATAGAACTTTCTGCACAAGtaataatttgttattgttgtaaaaaattggTTATTATGCTACatcttcttaaattttttacaacattttagAAACTTCAATTAAGTTTGACAACAACACATGCACTAATCCTTTACATTAGTATCTCATTGTGTTAggatcctctccatttgaaATGGATCCATTTCATTGTTCAAATTAAGAAGCTCTGTACATCGtcaaatataagaaataaaattttaactgtGAAGTAGAGAAGAATCTGTTCTCTTAGATTATGGTCAAAACTTTAAAATGCAAGCATAAGCATTATGCAGACTCCATGTTTTCTCTCTTCCTAATGTTCTTTTCtcttcatatttttcaaaaatatccaTTGAAATAAGGACATTGATACTGCTCACCGTGCATTAGTAGTCATTCATCATCAATCTATTTTCAAAAGCATTGTAAAAGTAATAGTTGTGATTACTTACGCACGTATGTAGTCTGGTACTGCAGAAAGCAATCGGCCAAAGAAGGAGAATGATGAATAGAGAGTAAGGAGGGTGGTAGTCTTTGAACTTTGTCCCAATGACTGTGCTATCTGTCCTAGATTGTTACTATACACAAGGCCAATTGTGCCTCCACAGAAATAAGCCAAATAGTATAGCCAAAAATCAAACCTACATACAAGCACTCCAGCTGGGTGCTCTTGCCCAAGCATTGCCAACTGATCCTTAACAAGGATTCTCTGACAACATCCTTCAATCTCTCCAGTTTTCTGTCTGGTGATTGCAATCACAGATCCATTATCGCCTAAGGGATGAGTGAGTGATCCATTTCCAATAGAGCCAATACTACTAGCATGACGTGAAAGGAGCTCCTTATGAAGCTCAAGATCATCTGCATCAACAAGAATGAAGCCAGAGCCTTCATAGCGAAAGCTAGAATGAATGGTACGACGGAACCAATTTTTAGCATAGACAACGCCAGGGATACATAGAGGGAAGATTAGTAAGAAAATGGCTCCACTAAGGAGGATACGAGCTGTTGTTCCATCAGTTGTGGTAGAACCAAAGAGAAGAAGGTAAATACCGGTAACAACtgctaagaaattcaaaaggagAAATATAAGGGAGTCGCGGTGAACTGCATCAGGTGGAAGAGGGTCTAGAGATGGTTGGCGAAGAATTGGTATTAGTGATACAACAGAAGTGAGCAGAGGAATGACGGCATTCAAAAGAAGATATAGTGCATCAGATGAAGGATCAATTGCATTGGCAGCAAGAGTGTATAAGGCTGCACTTACACCATTGAAGCTTACTGTCAGTGAGATGGCAAGGGGTCGATTAGCTGGAAAGTTTTGATTGCAAAGAACAAAACACACAGTGTTGAACCAGCAGATGCTACACCCAGCCAACAAACAGAGAAGAAAGACCTGAAACAAACAAGTTCCACAATGGAAAAGACTTGTCATTATCAGAGGCCACAAACAACATATTTATGGTGCTAGTGTATTGGTGAATCAAATTTGAGTTAGCAACAACATAATTGGAATACAGTATGATTGCAAAATTTTGTCTAACTAATTATTACATGGGTTTAAATCTTGTTCTAGCAGGAATATGCAACTCAAAAactaataattatatttatgaGCTTCCATGAAAAACATTGGACAATGGTGCTCATTATAAATGGATTATGATCACTTTATTGGATGTCATCTAAACGACTGATAATCACACTAGAACAGTTGTTAATGTTGAAGTTATGCAAATTAATAAAGATTGCAGTAATTGTACACAAACAAAAATACTTCACACTTCATTAACTATAGTATGTCATGTGTCTGGTCCGATtccatgaaacaaaaaattctgtatTTAGTAATTTGTTTAGAAGTTTGGAAGGCGAGGGGAGTAAAGGTTATGACGGGAAAGGAGAGGAGAGGggacaaataataattataccTTCTCCTTATTTGGATATTCTAAAAATTAGGTAAAAGGATGATGAATAGATataactcctttttttttttttaaagaaaaaaaaaagggaagcacaatgaaatgataagaaaacatataaattgacatttatacttcttttttgttggatttaaAGAAATCGATCTAAATTGACATTATAGAGACACAAttgataattaaaattttttattatatgtgaaAACTTCCTCTCTTAGTTCTTCCAATTAAGGGAATAAAAATTAAGGAGTTTATAAGGGGTATCTTTCTCTTCAAAATCCCCTCAAAACTCCTTTCCCCTTCtgcctctaaaaaaaatatccaaacaaggTTAATTAAACACCACCATCTCATCCCCTCTCCTCCCCCTCCATCCAAGGACAAAGTTAATTTTCTTATCCCTATctatgatatcttttcattgTGAACTTGCAAACAAAATGCCAAGAAATGGTTTTTTTATATCAGAGAGAAAATGAACAATGGAAATGGTTTAAAAGTCTGAGAAAAAACTgttctttatctttcttttttttataccaaattGTGCGAATTGAAACTAAGTCCATTTTTGATGAATTATACAGAAGTCAAAgtaataagaaacaaaaaggGAGTTGGAAGGACTCAAAAAACGAAAAGAAACACCTGGCTGACAATCACATGCAATCTCTGTACCTTGAGATTATTAAT
Coding sequences within:
- the LOC142612818 gene encoding protein NUCLEAR FUSION DEFECTIVE 4-like → MAGQSRKWMILVATIWIQAFTGTNFDFSDYSTTLKSVLGLSQVQLNYLAVASDLGKVFGWSSGLTLMYFPLWVVLFMAAFMGFLGYGIQWLLIRNVLTLPYFLVFLLCLLAGCSICWFNTVCFVLCNQNFPANRPLAISLTVSFNGVSAALYTLAANAIDPSSDALYLLLNAVIPLLTSVVSLIPILRQPSLDPLPPDAVHRDSLIFLLLNFLAVVTGIYLLLFGSTTTDGTTARILLSGAIFLLIFPLCIPGVVYAKNWFRRTIHSSFRYEGSGFILVDADDLELHKELLSRHASSIGSIGNGSLTHPLGDNGSVIAITRQKTGEIEGCCQRILVKDQLAMLGQEHPAGVLVCRFDFWLYYLAYFCGGTIGLVYSNNLGQIAQSLGQSSKTTTLLTLYSSFSFFGRLLSAVPDYIRAKFYFARTGWLTIALLPTPIAFFLLASSDSAFVLHVGTALVGLSSGFIFAAAVSITSELFGPNSVGVNHNILITNIPIGSLVYGCLAALVYDANISSGLGNIVMSDSAVCMGRQCYFLTFLLWGCISVLGLVCSMLLFFRTRHAYDLFEQNRISTQLY